The Urocitellus parryii isolate mUroPar1 chromosome 6, mUroPar1.hap1, whole genome shotgun sequence genome includes a window with the following:
- the Mavs gene encoding mitochondrial antiviral-signaling protein: protein MTFAEDETYKYIRLHHSKFCCVNVLEILPFLPCLTASDQDRLRACYSSLGNQDTLWELFNRLQRRTGWVDFLIKALKICEQAELAEEVARVYRSKLLPGNPTCSPASQAAPAAPGKVPGPSAPAVAHVPYNGYREEPGYPRPVQDTQPPKSPGESSEPAPQIPSSRGVLRRPAGSLEPSSNPTALSLPTSSRHQEQDRELGGTHIAGAVCSSTSTRGPVSPTVSFQPLARSTPRKSHLPGPAVSAPASAGPSSIALASVEEIGDHNKTAICSSDAEVPADSTTTSLLPSKVPGNSALVSLGPSKLPTSTKPPGAVPPKVPSNPAPSKLPINSTRASAMPSKVPTATMIPTKVPTNTMPSNGSKAKETPGTPATTVTIEGSSPWRGSSSGNLHSEAELSKPGTLVSKVDSQPFSGCSEDLAISNSVVLESSQGPEENEYMSFAIHVAEGPSADLLDGIPERPEASEPQEEEEEEMVCSTAPGALWWLGTAAASALLAVFLVVLYRRRPLQ, encoded by the exons ATGACCTTTGCTGAAGATGAGACCTATAAGTATATCCGCCTCCATCACAGCAAGTTTTGCTGTGTTAATGTTCTGGAGATTCTGCCTTTTCTGCCTTGCCTGACAGCCAGTGACCAG GATCGACTACGGGCCTGCTACTCAAGCCTGGGAAACCAGGACACACTCTGGGAACTCTTCAACCGCCTCCAGCGCCGAACTGGTTGGGTAGATTTCTTAATCAAGGCACTGAAGATCTGTGAGCAGGCTGAGCTTGCTGAGGAAGTGGCTCGTGTTTACCGGAGCAAACTGCTTCCTG GGAACCCAACCTGTTCTCCAGCCTCTCAGGCAGCACCGGCAGCTCCTGGCAAGGTCCCAGGGCCCTCTGCACCTGCTGTGGCTCACGTCCCCTACAATGGCTACCGAGAAGAGCCAGGTTACCCCAGGCCTGTGCAGGACACACAGCCACCAAAGTCCCCAGGAGAG agttcagagccagccccaCAGATACCCAGTTCCAGGGGAGTCCTGAGGAGACCTGCTGGCTCCTTGGAGCCCTCCTCTAACCCAACAGCCCTCAGTCTTCCGACTTCCAGCAGGCATCAGGAGCAGGATCGAGAACTGGGTGGTACCCACATAGCAG GTGCAGTTTGCAGCTCCACATCAACCCGTGGGCCTGTGTCCCCGACTGTCTCCTTCCAGCCCCTGGCCCGTTCCACCCCCAGGAAAAGCCACTTGCCTGGACCTGCAGTGTCAGCTCCTGCATCTGCTGGTCCCTCCTCCATTGCCTTGGCTTCTGTAGAAGAGATTGGTGACCATAATAAGACTGCCATCTGCTCTAGTGATGCAGAGGTACCTGCTGATTCAACAACTACCAGCTTATTGCCCTCCAAAGTGCCTGGCAACTCGGCCCTTGTCAGCTTGGGGCCCTCCAAGTTGCCTACCAGCACGAAGCCCCCTGGTGCAGTGCCCCCTAAAGTGCCCTCCAACCCAGCACCATCCAAGTTGCCCATCAACTCAACACGTGCTAGCGCCATGCCATCCAAAGTGCCTACCGCTACCATGATTCCCACCAAGGTGCCTACCAACACGATGCCCTCCAACGGGAGCAAAGCCAAG gaGACCCCAGGGACTCCAGCAACCACAGTCACCATTGAAGGCAGCTCTCCTTGGAGGGGTAGCAGCTCTGGGAACTTGCACTCTGAGGCCGAGCTGAGCAAGCCTGGTACCCTGGTATCGAAGGTCGACAGCCAGCCATTTTCTGGCTGTTCTGAAGATCTCGCTATCAGCAATTCTGTGGTCCTGGAGTCCAGCCAAGGCCCAGAGGAAAATGAGTACATGTCCTTTGCTATCCATGTGGCTGAGGGTCCCAGTGCTGACCTCCTGGATGGCATCCCTGAACGACCTGAGGCCTCAGAgccccaggaggaggaagaggaggagatggtGTGCTCAACAGCACCAGGGGCTCTATGGTGGCTGGGGACTGCCGCAGCCAGCGCGCTCCTGGCGGTGTTCCTGGTGGTGCTGTACCGGCGGCGCCCACTGCAATGA